The sequence TCTCGTCCTGTCTTTCCACTCGTAATGTGTTGAGCGTCCTCAGCGGTGAGTCAGCCTGACAGTTGGTGGCCCGGAAACTGGTGAAATCATGCTTGCCGATGAGCACCTTGGCGGCTTCGTGCATGGCCTCTGCGTCCAGCGGCACCGGAATCCACCAGCAGTGTCCCTTGTCAATGCTGAGTGGAGCGCGCCGGTTGACGATTTTATAGATATAGGAGCGTCCGGTAGCCGAAAACCGTGAATGAAATTCATCATCAACCAAAGCCGCCTCGAGAACAACGGCGGGAACGTTTCTCATATGATAATTAAGGGCATCGCGCACCGTATCGGTGCTGAAATCGCCTTGCAGATCAAAATGACCAACCTGGCCCAGGGCGTGGACACCTGAATCCGTACGCCCGGCCCCAAACACCCGCGGGGTCTCACCACTGAATGCGGTGACCGCTTCCTCTAGCGCCTGTTGCACGCCAAAGCCGTTTTCCTGGCGCTGCCAGCCGACGAAGCCAGAACCATCATACTCGATCGTTAATTTAAAGCGGCTCATATGGGCAAATTTGTTTTCTCTGAAATCAATATCAGAATGGTTATAAATGATATTTTCCTATTCAAGTGAATAGTTTGTTATGCAAGACTGTCAGAAGGGGCATAAAGAACGAATCACAT is a genomic window of Rhodospirillaceae bacterium containing:
- the truA gene encoding tRNA pseudouridine(38-40) synthase TruA, whose product is MSRFKLTIEYDGSGFVGWQRQENGFGVQQALEEAVTAFSGETPRVFGAGRTDSGVHALGQVGHFDLQGDFSTDTVRDALNYHMRNVPAVVLEAALVDDEFHSRFSATGRSYIYKIVNRRAPLSIDKGHCWWIPVPLDAEAMHEAAKVLIGKHDFTSFRATNCQADSPLRTLNTLRVERQDEMILIHAQARSFLHHQVRNFTGSLKRVGTGKWTATDLKAALEARDRRVAGETAPADGLYLTAVSY